One genomic segment of Alicycliphilus denitrificans K601 includes these proteins:
- the gspD gene encoding type II secretion system secretin GspD, which yields MPSFSRRQLRTALHSIAASALLVCATAQIHAQTTNRTHAGSVRPSEPVTLNFANADIEAVARTMATITGRNVVVDPRVKGQLTLVTENAVTPAAAFQQFLAALRLQGFTVVESGGLYKVVPEADAKLQTGTVSVSQGGAGGTPAGGQIVTQIFKLNFENANNLVPVLRPLISPNNTINVNPGNNSLVITDYADNLQRLARIVAAMDVANATDVEVIPLQHAIASDLAPLVSRLIEGSGGTGTAAAPAAAQGQTDTSFKTTLLPEPRSNALIVRAANPARLALVRSLVARLDQPAAPGSSAASGNIHVVYLKNADAVKLAATLRAALQAGNLGAGAGTSANGNSGTGLGSGLTQTSMAGGTAQSGLGTNTASSSAGGLGAGASTGLNRSGTDNQPSTGGQIQADPTTNSLIISAPEPQYRQLRAVIDKLDGKRAQVLIESLIVEVSANKVAEFGIQWQTAFGNYGNGAVGVIGTNSGVAGGNIIDLAVAAATGNYASLTSSAIGNGMNVAIAPRINGKYYLGALANFLENTGDANVLSTPNLLTLDNEEAQIIIGNNVPFPTGSYANTGGNGGAVNPFTTVERKDVGLMLRVRPTINENGTVKLTLYQEVSKVNESTLTNVNGPSTSKRSIESTVLVDDGSVIVLGGLLEDSYSLNQDKVPVMGDLPVLGALFRNENRSRKKTNLMVFLRPMVIRDNATSDALVMDRYEAIRALQQNTQPAPSTVMRAVSDAPVLPPLQGAAPGAGAQRAPLAPLVPNPPAPARATPAATSSELYSPQ from the coding sequence ATGCCTTCCTTTTCCCGACGCCAGCTGCGCACCGCTCTGCATTCGATAGCTGCCAGCGCTCTGCTGGTGTGCGCTACAGCCCAAATTCATGCTCAAACCACAAACCGGACGCATGCCGGCAGCGTGCGCCCGAGCGAGCCGGTGACGCTGAACTTCGCCAATGCAGACATCGAGGCCGTGGCCCGCACCATGGCCACCATCACCGGCAGGAACGTGGTGGTGGACCCGCGCGTGAAGGGCCAGCTGACCCTGGTCACCGAGAACGCCGTCACGCCCGCGGCGGCCTTCCAGCAGTTCCTGGCCGCGCTGCGCCTGCAGGGCTTCACGGTGGTCGAATCGGGCGGGCTGTACAAGGTGGTGCCCGAGGCCGACGCCAAGCTGCAGACCGGCACGGTGAGCGTGTCGCAGGGCGGCGCGGGCGGCACGCCGGCGGGCGGGCAGATAGTCACGCAGATCTTCAAGCTCAACTTCGAGAACGCCAACAACCTGGTGCCGGTGCTGCGCCCCCTGATCAGCCCCAACAACACCATCAACGTGAACCCCGGCAACAACTCGCTGGTGATCACCGACTATGCCGACAACCTGCAGCGGCTGGCGCGCATCGTGGCGGCCATGGACGTCGCCAACGCCACCGACGTGGAGGTGATACCGCTGCAGCACGCCATTGCCTCCGACCTGGCGCCGCTCGTCTCGCGCCTGATCGAAGGCTCGGGCGGCACCGGCACCGCCGCCGCACCGGCCGCGGCCCAGGGCCAGACGGACACCTCGTTCAAGACCACGCTTTTGCCTGAGCCGCGCAGCAACGCGCTCATCGTGCGCGCGGCGAACCCGGCGCGGCTGGCGCTGGTGCGCTCGCTCGTAGCCCGGCTGGACCAGCCCGCGGCGCCGGGCAGCTCGGCGGCCAGCGGCAACATCCACGTGGTGTATTTGAAGAACGCTGACGCGGTGAAGCTGGCCGCCACGCTGCGCGCCGCGCTGCAGGCCGGCAACCTGGGCGCCGGCGCGGGCACCTCCGCCAACGGGAACAGCGGCACGGGGCTGGGCTCCGGCCTCACGCAGACCAGCATGGCGGGCGGCACGGCGCAAAGCGGGCTGGGCACGAACACCGCCAGCAGCAGCGCCGGCGGCCTGGGCGCCGGCGCCAGCACGGGCCTGAACCGCAGCGGCACCGACAACCAGCCCTCCACGGGCGGGCAGATCCAGGCCGACCCGACGACCAACTCGCTCATCATCAGCGCGCCCGAGCCGCAGTACCGCCAGCTGCGCGCCGTGATCGACAAGCTCGACGGCAAGCGCGCGCAGGTGCTCATCGAGAGCCTGATCGTGGAGGTCAGCGCCAACAAGGTGGCCGAGTTCGGCATCCAGTGGCAGACCGCCTTCGGCAACTACGGCAACGGCGCCGTGGGGGTGATCGGCACCAACTCCGGCGTCGCAGGCGGCAACATCATCGACCTGGCGGTGGCCGCGGCCACGGGCAACTACGCATCGCTCACCAGCAGCGCCATCGGCAACGGCATGAACGTGGCCATCGCCCCGCGCATCAACGGCAAGTACTACCTGGGCGCGCTCGCCAACTTCCTGGAGAACACGGGCGACGCCAACGTGCTGTCCACGCCCAACCTGCTGACGCTGGACAACGAGGAGGCGCAGATCATCATCGGCAACAACGTGCCCTTCCCCACCGGCTCGTACGCCAACACCGGCGGCAACGGCGGCGCCGTCAACCCCTTCACCACGGTGGAGCGCAAGGACGTGGGCCTGATGCTGCGCGTGCGCCCCACGATCAACGAGAACGGCACCGTCAAGCTCACGCTGTACCAGGAGGTGTCGAAGGTCAACGAGAGCACGCTCACCAACGTCAACGGCCCCTCGACAAGCAAGCGCTCCATCGAATCCACCGTGCTCGTGGACGACGGCAGCGTCATCGTGCTCGGCGGCCTGCTGGAGGACAGCTATTCGCTGAACCAGGACAAGGTGCCCGTGATGGGCGACCTGCCCGTGCTGGGAGCGCTGTTCCGCAACGAGAACCGGTCGCGCAAGAAGACCAACCTGATGGTCTTCCTGCGCCCGATGGTGATCCGCGACAACGCCACCAGCGACGCCCTGGTGATGGACCGCTACGAGGCCATACGCGCGCTGCAGCAGAACACCCAGCCCGCGCCCAGCACGGTGATGCGCGCCGTCTCCGACGCGCCCGTGCTGCCACCGCTGCAGGGCGCCGCCCCCGGCGCGGGCGCGCAGCGCGCGCCGCTGGCCCCGCTCGTGCCCAACCCGCCCGCTCCCGCGCGCGCCACGCCGGCGGCCACGAGCAGCGAGCTCTACAGCCCGCAATAA
- the gspM gene encoding type II secretion system protein GspM — translation MSTSRPRALAAALRTHWTGLAAREQTLVLVAAAMLGLALLWWLLLAPALAQLRASPARHAALDAELQRMQTLQAEALRLRDMPRVQGGEALRALQGALARQLGPAAQMHVAGDRATVTLKGVPPEALAQWLAQVRSTARAVPVEARLVRSGADAPRWDGTLVLALPSPG, via the coding sequence ATGAGCACATCCCGACCCCGCGCCCTGGCCGCGGCCCTGCGCACGCACTGGACGGGCCTGGCCGCGCGCGAGCAGACCCTGGTGCTGGTCGCCGCCGCCATGCTGGGCCTGGCCCTGCTGTGGTGGCTGCTGCTGGCGCCCGCGCTGGCGCAGCTGCGCGCCTCGCCCGCGCGCCATGCCGCGCTGGACGCAGAGCTGCAGCGCATGCAGACCCTGCAGGCCGAGGCGCTGCGCCTGCGGGACATGCCGCGCGTCCAGGGCGGCGAAGCCCTGCGCGCGCTGCAAGGCGCGCTGGCGCGGCAGTTGGGCCCGGCCGCGCAGATGCACGTAGCCGGCGATCGCGCCACCGTCACACTCAAGGGCGTACCGCCCGAGGCGCTGGCGCAGTGGCTGGCCCAGGTGCGCAGCACGGCCCGCGCCGTGCCGGTGGAGGCACGCCTGGTGCGCAGCGGCGCCGATGCTCCGCGCTGGGACGGCACGCTGGTGCTGGCCCTGCCCTCTCCCGGCTGA
- the gspL gene encoding type II secretion system protein GspL: MSTLVLTLPPGPQAPAAEYSYALTADGHNAIRQACTSAALLPDPGRTGEVVAVVPARALSWQRVTLPQGALAQASRLRAILEGLLEEHLLEEPARLHFALQPGAQSGSPVWVAVCDRAWLHEALQALEAAGRPVDRVVPEFAPGPTASGQQECEVIGAPEDTQIVLTGHGPEQAVAVLPLSAAPALAAMAPAAEDAPPVRAEPAVAALAEHLLGRPVQIHTASQRALAAARGDWDLAQFDLASSGRTRALRRLGAAANAFARAPQWRAARWGLGLAVAVQLIGLNLWAWQDRQALAAKQAGVRGILTQTFPRIQAVVDAPVQMERELALLRQAAGSMAQRDLEPLMAAAGAALPAARLPGQIEYAGGELLLRGVELPPEELAAANQRLAADGYAARSQDGALLLRPQERP; this comes from the coding sequence ATGAGCACCCTTGTCCTAACCCTGCCCCCGGGCCCGCAGGCGCCCGCCGCCGAATACAGCTACGCGCTCACGGCCGACGGCCACAACGCCATCCGCCAGGCCTGCACCAGCGCCGCACTGCTGCCCGACCCGGGCCGCACCGGCGAGGTCGTGGCCGTGGTGCCCGCGCGCGCGCTGTCGTGGCAGCGCGTGACGCTGCCGCAGGGCGCGCTCGCCCAGGCGTCGCGCCTGCGCGCCATCCTCGAAGGCCTGCTCGAAGAGCACCTCCTCGAAGAACCCGCACGGCTGCACTTCGCGCTGCAGCCCGGCGCACAGTCCGGCAGCCCGGTCTGGGTGGCCGTGTGCGACCGCGCCTGGCTGCACGAAGCCCTGCAGGCGCTGGAGGCTGCGGGCCGCCCCGTGGACCGCGTGGTGCCCGAATTCGCGCCCGGCCCCACGGCCAGCGGACAGCAGGAATGCGAGGTGATCGGCGCGCCCGAGGATACGCAGATCGTGCTCACCGGACATGGGCCGGAGCAGGCCGTGGCCGTGCTGCCGCTGTCGGCCGCGCCGGCGCTCGCCGCCATGGCGCCCGCCGCCGAGGACGCGCCCCCCGTGCGCGCCGAACCGGCCGTGGCGGCCCTGGCCGAGCATCTGCTGGGCCGCCCGGTGCAGATCCACACCGCCAGCCAGCGCGCGCTGGCCGCCGCACGCGGCGACTGGGACCTGGCCCAGTTCGATCTGGCCAGCAGCGGGCGCACGCGCGCGCTGCGCAGGCTGGGCGCCGCCGCCAACGCCTTCGCGCGCGCGCCGCAGTGGCGCGCCGCGCGCTGGGGCCTGGGCCTGGCCGTGGCCGTGCAGCTCATCGGCCTGAACCTCTGGGCCTGGCAGGACCGCCAGGCGCTCGCTGCCAAGCAGGCCGGCGTGCGGGGCATCCTGACCCAGACCTTCCCGCGCATCCAGGCCGTCGTCGATGCGCCGGTGCAGATGGAACGCGAACTGGCCCTGCTGCGCCAGGCCGCCGGTAGCATGGCGCAGCGCGACCTGGAGCCGCTCATGGCCGCCGCGGGCGCCGCCCTGCCCGCTGCGCGCCTGCCCGGTCAGATCGAATACGCGGGCGGCGAGCTGCTGCTGCGCGGCGTGGAGCTGCCCCCCGAAGAACTGGCGGCCGCGAACCAGCGCCTGGCCGCCGACGGCTACGCGGCCCGCAGCCAGGACGGCGCCCTGCTGCTGCGCCCACAGGAGCGCCCATGA
- the gspK gene encoding type II secretion system minor pseudopilin GspK, with translation MRRAARQAGAALLAAMLTVTLVATFAATALWQQWRAIEVESAERARIQSAWILIGALDWSRLILREDSLARGGDGTDNLSEPWAVPLEEARLSTFLAASNNVAQVEDASTDTANAFLSGQITDQQGLLNLRNLAGDRQVDATALRQFARLFDYLGLPRGQLDLLARQMLRAQVQGGDAGTAPLLPQSVSQLGWWGLPQQSVAALAPYVTLLPARTTVNLNTASAVVLWASADGLDMADAQRLVQARESRHFRSEADAAKLVGKTGAIGSATHTVSSSYFEVRGRLRLDSTVVEERSLVFKQRGEARTLWRERGGLASAAAATAGR, from the coding sequence ATGAGGCGCGCGGCGCGCCAGGCGGGCGCGGCGCTGCTGGCGGCCATGCTCACCGTCACGCTGGTGGCCACCTTCGCGGCCACGGCCCTGTGGCAGCAGTGGCGCGCCATCGAGGTCGAGAGCGCCGAGCGCGCGCGCATACAGTCGGCCTGGATCCTCATCGGCGCGCTGGACTGGTCGCGCCTGATCCTGCGCGAGGACTCCCTGGCGCGCGGCGGCGACGGCACGGACAACCTGAGCGAGCCCTGGGCCGTGCCGCTGGAGGAGGCGCGCCTGTCCACCTTCCTGGCCGCCAGCAACAACGTGGCCCAGGTGGAGGACGCGAGCACCGACACCGCCAACGCCTTCCTATCGGGCCAGATCACCGACCAGCAGGGCCTGCTGAACCTGCGCAACCTGGCGGGCGACAGGCAGGTGGACGCCACGGCGCTGCGCCAGTTCGCGCGCCTGTTCGACTACCTGGGCCTGCCGCGCGGGCAGCTTGACCTGCTGGCGCGCCAGATGCTGCGCGCCCAGGTCCAGGGCGGCGACGCCGGCACCGCGCCGCTGCTGCCGCAGAGCGTGTCCCAGCTTGGCTGGTGGGGGCTGCCGCAGCAAAGCGTGGCGGCGCTCGCGCCCTACGTCACGCTGCTGCCCGCACGCACCACGGTCAACCTGAACACCGCCAGCGCCGTGGTGCTGTGGGCCAGCGCCGACGGGCTGGACATGGCCGACGCGCAGCGCCTGGTGCAGGCGCGCGAGAGCCGCCATTTCCGCAGCGAGGCCGACGCCGCCAAGCTCGTCGGCAAGACCGGCGCCATCGGCAGCGCCACCCACACGGTGTCGTCGAGCTACTTCGAGGTGCGCGGCCGTCTGCGCCTGGACTCGACTGTGGTCGAGGAGCGCTCCCTGGTCTTCAAGCAGCGCGGCGAGGCACGCACGCTGTGGCGCGAGCGCGGCGGCCTGGCAAGTGCCGCCGCCGCCACCGCGGGGCGCTGA
- the gspN gene encoding type II secretion system protein N, translating to MSRRPPSRSLTATPRAPWRWAVAGLCLGALPALALWAPARWLAAGVQQASGGQVLLEQARGTVWTGSARLVLTGGAGSDDRAALPGRLAWRLRPAWGGAQASIMADCCTAEPLALRAALGLGSARVQVADGSSQWPAAVLGGLGTPWNTVQPQGRLQLSTQGLALQWSDGRMQLQGQAQLDALGMSTRLSTLRPMGSYRLVLQGGRHGEAPTLQLSTLDGALLLSGSGQWVGQRLRFTGEARAAPEREAALANLLNIIGRRSGARSIITLG from the coding sequence GTGTCCCGCCGCCCGCCCTCCCGATCCCTCACGGCCACGCCGCGCGCGCCCTGGCGCTGGGCCGTGGCCGGCCTGTGCCTGGGGGCGCTGCCGGCGCTCGCGCTGTGGGCGCCCGCGCGCTGGCTGGCGGCCGGCGTGCAGCAGGCCAGCGGCGGCCAGGTGCTGCTGGAGCAGGCACGCGGCACGGTCTGGACGGGATCGGCCCGGCTCGTGCTGACGGGCGGCGCCGGCAGCGACGACCGGGCCGCCCTGCCGGGCCGGCTGGCGTGGCGGCTGCGCCCCGCATGGGGCGGCGCCCAGGCCAGCATCATGGCCGACTGCTGCACGGCCGAGCCGCTGGCGCTGCGCGCGGCCCTGGGCCTGGGCTCGGCGCGGGTACAGGTGGCAGACGGCAGCAGCCAGTGGCCGGCCGCCGTGCTCGGCGGCCTGGGCACGCCCTGGAATACTGTGCAGCCGCAGGGAAGGCTGCAGCTGTCCACCCAGGGCCTGGCGCTGCAATGGAGCGACGGGCGCATGCAGCTGCAGGGCCAGGCGCAACTCGACGCGCTGGGCATGTCCACGCGCCTGTCCACGTTGCGACCCATGGGCAGCTACCGGCTGGTGCTGCAAGGCGGCCGGCACGGCGAGGCGCCCACGCTGCAGCTGTCCACGCTGGACGGCGCGCTGCTGCTCTCGGGCAGCGGCCAATGGGTGGGGCAGCGCCTGCGCTTCACCGGCGAAGCCCGCGCCGCGCCCGAGCGCGAGGCGGCGCTGGCCAATCTTCTGAATATCATCGGACGGCGCAGCGGCGCACGTTCCATCATCACCCTGGGGTGA